In a single window of the Biomphalaria glabrata chromosome 5, xgBioGlab47.1, whole genome shotgun sequence genome:
- the LOC129926407 gene encoding GLIPR1-like protein 1, translated as MKIMVMLPRQLPVTVLVMLVQVWDRSLAQSFDPTMPTNLTVDTGISEDIKILLLRLHNDYRRDERLAGDMNRLDWSTALSQEAGRWVKGCDFKHQNNPQWGENLYRSNFKTTPESTVDNALIAWHLEQYNIMPSPTGFIDCCSENKTTCCHYTQMVWASTEFLGCAINECALLKGETTEEDLPDAIFLACYYYPPGNVLSQQPFQRTSSGQCSLCSATNPDCDNGLCYFETSRC; from the exons ATGAAGATCATGGTAATGTTGCCTCGCCAGCTACCGGTCACTGTCCTGGTAATGCTGGTTCAAGTCTGGGACAGGTCCTTGGCTCAAAGCTTTGACCCCACCATGCCGACCAATCTTACAGTGGACACAGGAATCAGCGAGGACATCAAAATTCTGTTGCTCCGTCTTCACAACGATTACAGACGAGACGAGAGATTGGCTGGAGACATGAATCGTTTG GATTGGTCAACGGCGTTGTCACAAGAAGCCGGTCGCTGGGTGAAAGGATGCGACTTCAAGCACCAGAACAATCCCCAGTGGGGAGAGAACCTGTACCGCAGCAACTTCAAGACCACCCCAGAGAGCACTGTGGACAACGCCCTCATTGCCTGGCACCTGGAACAGTACAACATCATGCCCAGTCCGACTGGCTTCATAGATTGTTGTTCTGAGAATAAGACAACCTGCTGTCATTACACACAG ATGGTGTGGGCGTCAACCGAGTTTTTGGGCTGTGCCATCAATGAGTGTGCGCTGCTGAAAGGGGAGACGACCGAGGAAGATTTACCAGACGCCATATTTCTGGCTTGTTATTACTACCCTCC GGGTAACGTCCTATCGCAGCAACCGTTTCAGCGGACATCTAGTGGTCAGTGCAGCCTGTGCAGTGCGACCAACCCTGACTGCGACAATGGTTTGTGTTACTTTG AAACTAGCAGATGCTAA